The bacterium genomic sequence TCAGTTTATCAAAATGCAATAGTAGTGTCAAATCATCCTAAAACGAAGCATCAACTGTATTTCCAAGGGGAGTCCTTGGATAGTTAAGCCATTCATTGACGTAAAAATCAAACTCTTTAAAATTTTCAAAATATTCAGGGAAATTTTCTTTACCGATTATTGCTTTCTCTTCCCTGCTAATCCCGTCTTTTGAATAATCAAGATAGCTAGAATATAAATAATTTTCTAAAAACTGTTTCGCGTTATTACTGTCCAAAACACCCTTCTCTTTCCATTTCGGCTCGACTATTTTAACCGGATTCAGATGAATATAAATAAACAAATGCTCTAAGTATCTATCACTATCTGCATGCACTGCTCTAAAAACACCTTCAAAAAGCTTTCCGGTTCTTTCGTGTTTTTTATTAAAATACATCGAATACGCAGTCAGTAATTTTCCCATAAAAACACTAATACCGTTTTTTATTTTTTCCCTCGCAAGAATATGGAAATGATTCGGCATCAAACAGTACGCCCCTATATTAACAATTGTTTCCCCTCTCTCTATTTTATCCAAGGGGAGTCCTTGGATGGT encodes the following:
- a CDS encoding transposase yields the protein MERKFEFSEGEFYHLYNRGNGKANIFLTNDDRKRFLKLLYICNSSKPVVFKTIQGLPLDKIERGETIVNIGAYCLMPNHFHILAREKIKNGISVFMGKLLTAYSMYFNKKHERTGKLFEGVFRAVHADSDRYLEHLFIYIHLNPVKIVEPKWKEKGVLDSNNAKQFLENYLYSSYLDYSKDGISREEKAIIGKENFPEYFENFKEFDFYVNEWLNYPRTPLGNTVDASF